Genomic segment of Piliocolobus tephrosceles isolate RC106 unplaced genomic scaffold, ASM277652v3 unscaffolded_42754, whole genome shotgun sequence:
aagaaaaattaaaattaaaattgtgtgaattacaatatgaaaaaaaaacaaaaagaattagcagATGATGATATATTGTTGTATAAAGAGAAGTTAAACAAAAAATGATGACCTGATGATAGAAgtactatttttattatgtctttgtTATATTCATTCGTCCATATATATagctatttcaatttttttatttttaatattatcgTGTTCggacattattttgtttattattattattattattattattattattattattattattattattattattattattattattattttttttttttttttttttttttttttttttttttttttttttttttgctttataggTTTTCGAAAACTTTCACCACATGGTCAAAAGCattgatgattttttttataaagatgaagacctaaatgtgtttcaaaaaaagtttaacaaaaacaaggaaatggTAAGTGACACAACACGTGCTTAACATGTTATATTTTACATCGTCTGTCACACCTTGTACTACCACATTTTGTACTACCACATTTTGTACCttatattatttcttcaaatttatatTAACAGTACAATGCACTTGTGGAAAAAGTTgctacacaaaacaaaaaaattgaatggAAAAAAGATGATCTTTTGTCTATGACCGACGAGCAAAGAGAAGAATTAAAAATGCACCAAGAATATATTAAGCATCAAATTTTAGAACTTAATAAAAAGATAGAATGGGATAAGTtagaagcagaaaggaaaaaaaaaagaattagaagaagaagaggaaagggaaagaaaaaaaaaagaattagaagaagaagaggaaagggaaagaaaaaaaaaagaattagaagaagaaaaggaaagggaaaggcaaaaaaaagtattagaagaagaggagaaagaaaaacaaaaaaaagcattagaagcagaagaggagaaaagaagactaaaaaaaatattagaagaagaagaagaggaaagagagaggcaaAGACAAGAACTGGAAGAACAAGCAAATTGTATaaattatgaggaaaaaaaaaatatactagCTGAAAAAGTTGAACAAATACAAAAgcttatacaagaaaaaaatgtaatacaaaaaagtttaaaacataaaatatatatatatatatatatatatacatatgtgtatgtgtatgtatttcttttttttttttttaaataagcacacGCATTTAAACATCCAACCACATACTTTCACATTCTGCGCAGAGTGATGTACTAACCTTTGAAGATTGTATTGACATTATTTACAAAGTggtaataattatatatgtactaCTTGTACAAGTTCATTTTACATAGTTAGACATAAGCATTATACAAACGAGAACATTTCTCattagtatatatataaaaaaaaaaattaatatacctaatacataagtaatataaatatatgtatgaatgtactttttttttttttttttttttttttttttttttttttattNNNNNNNNNNNNNNNNNNNNNNNNNNNNNNNNNNNNNNNNNNNNNNNNNNNNNNNNNNNNNNNNNNNNNNNNNNNNNNNNNNNNNNNNNNNNNNNNNNNNttttttttttttttttttttttttttttttttttaaataaatgtacctATTTATAGAATCTTCCATTGACTAATAGTAAAAAAGAAGAGCTAAGAagtatgaaaaacataaaaaaagaagaactgataaaatttataaaaggtTTAGTAGTAATTAAACAGGATGTTTTAGAAGACATGATATCCTTTTTCCAAATATGGGATGTACAGgttatttttgcttatatttgCGCCTTTTTTATGACAAGTTCTAACAATTTaattatgtacacacatatatatatatatgtatgtgtgtgtgcttgtagtgAATGTTCTTTGTACTTATATAACTTTAACCTGGTTATGCATATTTATAataagcaattattattattatttaatttgtttttgttctgttttattttgtctgttttttttttttttaattttatagaaaaaaggaTACATTCATAAAAACTTATTCTTGTCTATATTAAAACAATTTGGAGATGGTTTAAATGAAGAAGAGGAGAATTACTTACGAgcgtaagattaaaaaaaaaaaaaaaaaaaaaaaaaaaaaaaaaaaaaaattaNNNNNNNNNNNNNNNNNNNNNNNNNNNNNNNNNNNNNNNNNNNNNNNNNNNNNNNNNNNNNNNNNNNNNNNNNNNNNNNNNNNNNNNNNNNNNNNNNNNNaaaaaa
This window contains:
- the LOC113223857 gene encoding eukaryotic translation initiation factor 3 subunit A-like, with amino-acid sequence EKEKQKKALEAEEEKRRLKKILEEEEEERERQRQELEEQANCINYEEKKNILAEKVEQIQKLIQEKNSDVLTFEDCIDIIYKVNLPLTNSKKEELRSMKNIKKEELIKFIKGLVVIKQDVLEDMISFFQIWDVQKKGYIHKNLFLSILKQFGDGLNEEEENYLRAELDQSADPYVEYAKLLNKWISEEEK